One Prunus dulcis chromosome 8, ALMONDv2, whole genome shotgun sequence DNA window includes the following coding sequences:
- the LOC117612279 gene encoding uncharacterized protein LOC117612279 isoform X3: MLGKELVQGFYRVGFVLGGPCHCWLNRSKGGKDFSKRDGTFLVLTGRFLETSLTTSCEAAIMLEKVKSIQPRFPQLHIMGFLSDSLIRSADDRSHLIQFILKEYVTFPILFSNKNFTEMDNGACYILFKDFMNPVVYHEKDMDLEVLKKAVEELYVQDDGNIKSLNNLKITWLKQSEIIKEPYFCSLRNLLLYFPGCISADENGNRLFLSDSNHHRIIVFDGNGKILDCIGSSPGFEDGNFESAKLARPAASFYIADEDCLYFVDSENHAIRKADMGRRVLETLYPVGDTIKKSNQFWTWIMLSLGLRSNADTRSEEFDLQSLMFPWHLIKSIDDSLFIINRSFETLWILNLASGDIKEVVKGFPEILEVCEPQIKEKVTMLKRMPHDWLQQQTNTVWSPERLPYAGLLSSLTTLQNHVILCDMVGQRILKLSEESGVCSSFKFSNFGILGIPYWLSSSLEKVYAVAGGHQGEIDHFQCFSLLPGRVSIQLNVDIPVDTELVEQLQEGCIWCQARGSATEVSGIEDVRGSSEKVGVAQQWYDELDNLASLISPPESELNEEDDSTTSEVGFQNGKVFIDCVVNTSPGTSEVIVYAALYLKLRRKKELLEDNQEIYAAKIADILHSEKSGKIGRDSCIQFLLKSNRDLRDLIFMKPLQVSIKLDCLDHEKAENAKDIILRDSKVEVNVSLNS, encoded by the exons ATGCTTGGGAAAGAATTGGTACAAGGATTCTACCGAGTGGGTTTCGTGCTCGGAG GTCCTTGCCATTGTTGGTTGAATAGGTCCAAGGGAGGCAAAGATTTCTCTAAAAGAGATGGAACTTTCTTGGTTCTTACTGGGCGTTTTCTTGAAACTTCTTTAACAACCAGTTGTGAAGCTGCTATCATGTTAGAAAAAGTGAAGTCAATTCAACCGAg GTTTCCTCAGCTCCACATTATGGGTTTTCTGTCAGACAGTTTGATTCGCTCAGCAGATGATCGAAGCCACCTAATCCAATTTATACTGAAGGAATACGTCACATTTCCCATTTTATTTTCGAACAAGAACTTCACTGAG ATGGACAATGGGGCATGCTACATCTTGTTTAAAGATTTTATGAATCCAGTGGTTTACCATGAGAAGGACATGGACCTCGAAGTTCTTAAAAAAG CTGTTGAGGAGTTGTATGTGCAAGATGATGGGAATATCAAGTCACTCAATAACTTGAAAATCACTTGGTTGAAGCAATCTGAGATCATCAAGGAGCCGTATTTCTGTTCTTTGAGGAATTTACTATTATACTTCCCAG GCTGTATCTCTGCAGATGAAAATGGGAACCGCCTCTTCCTTTCTGACAGCAATCATCATCGGATTATTGTATTTGATGGAAACGGAAAGATTCTGGACTGT ATTGGTTCCTCCCCAGGTTTTGAGGATGGAAATTTTGAATCTGCCAAGTTGGCACGCCCTGCAGCCTCATTTTATATTGCCGATGAGGATTGCCTATATTTTGTTGATTCAGAG AATCATGCCATCAGGAAAGCTGATATGGGGAGGCGGGTTTTAGAAACCCTCTATCCAGTGGGCGATACTATTAAGAAGAGTAATCAATTTTGGACTTGGATCATGCTCAGTCTAGGTTTGAGAAGTAATGCTGATACAAGGTCTGAAGAATTTGATTTACAATCACTAATGTTTCCTTGGCATCTGATCAAATCCATTGACGATAGTCTCTTCATTATAAACCGAAG CTTTGAAACTCTATGGATTCTAAATTTGGCTTCAGGAGACATAAAAGAAGTAGTCAaag GGTTCCCGGAGATTTTGGAGGTCTGTGAACCTCAGATCAAGGAAAAAGTAACCATGTTAAAACGTATGCCACATGATTGGTTGCAACAGCAGACGAATACTGTTTGGTCACCAGAGAGGCTTCCATATGCTGGTCTATTATCTTCGTTGACCACCTTGCAGAATCACGTAATTCTTTGTGACATGG TTGGACAGAGGATTTTGAAACTAAGTGAAGAATCTGGAGTATGTTCGAGCttcaagttttcaaattttggcaTCCTTGGAATACCTTATTGGCTGTCTTCCTCTTTGGAGAAAGTTTATGCTGT TGCTGGTGGACATCAGGGAGAGATTGatcattttcaatgttttagTTTGTTACCAG GTAGAGTTAGCATACAGTTAAATGTAGATATCCCTGTGGATACTGAGCTTGTAGAACAGTTACAAGAAGGTTGTATATGGTGCCAGGCAAGAGGATCCGCTACCGAAGTGTCAGGCATAGAGGACGTACGAGGATCTTCAGAGAAG GTTGGTGTTGCTCAACAATGGTATGATGAATTGGATAATCTTGCCTCTTTGATATCACCACCTGAATCAGAGTTGAATGAGGAAGATGATAGTACAACTTCGGAAGTAGGATTTcaaaatggaaaagttttcaTCGATTGTGTTGTCAATACTAGTCCCGGGACAAGTGAG GTTATTGTTTATGCGGCACTGTATTTAAAActgagaagaaagaaagaattatTAGAGGATAATCAGGAGATATATGCAGCAAAGATAGCAGATATTTTACACTCAGAGAAAAGTGGAAAGATAGGAAGAGATTCATGCATCCAATTCTTATTAAAATCAAACAGAGATTTGAGAGATCTCATATTTATGAAACCTCTACAAGTGAGTATAAAATTGGATTGCCTTGATCACGAAAAGGCTGAAAACGCaaaagatattatcctaagaGACTCCAAGGTTGAGGTCAATGTATCGCTTAACTCATAA
- the LOC117612279 gene encoding uncharacterized protein LOC117612279 isoform X1, which produces MALRYRRLREISRFLPRIHSGDHHLQCRPATKLSSLSKIPHSNAWERIGTRILPSGFRARRLSTTSQVSYESAQELDFSSFIKSTLDELEGPCHCWLNRSKGGKDFSKRDGTFLVLTGRFLETSLTTSCEAAIMLEKVKSIQPRFPQLHIMGFLSDSLIRSADDRSHLIQFILKEYVTFPILFSNKNFTEMDNGACYILFKDFMNPVVYHEKDMDLEVLKKAVEELYVQDDGNIKSLNNLKITWLKQSEIIKEPYFCSLRNLLLYFPGCISADENGNRLFLSDSNHHRIIVFDGNGKILDCIGSSPGFEDGNFESAKLARPAASFYIADEDCLYFVDSENHAIRKADMGRRVLETLYPVGDTIKKSNQFWTWIMLSLGLRSNADTRSEEFDLQSLMFPWHLIKSIDDSLFIINRSFETLWILNLASGDIKEVVKGFPEILEVCEPQIKEKVTMLKRMPHDWLQQQTNTVWSPERLPYAGLLSSLTTLQNHVILCDMVGQRILKLSEESGVCSSFKFSNFGILGIPYWLSSSLEKVYAVAGGHQGEIDHFQCFSLLPGRVSIQLNVDIPVDTELVEQLQEGCIWCQARGSATEVSGIEDVRGSSEKVGVAQQWYDELDNLASLISPPESELNEEDDSTTSEVGFQNGKVFIDCVVNTSPGTSEVIVYAALYLKLRRKKELLEDNQEIYAAKIADILHSEKSGKIGRDSCIQFLLKSNRDLRDLIFMKPLQVSIKLDCLDHEKAENAKDIILRDSKVEVNVSLNS; this is translated from the exons ATGGCTCTGAGATATCGGCGTCTGAGAGAAATCTCACGATTTTTGCCGCGAATTCACTCCG GTGATCATCATCTACAATGTAGACCAGCTACCAAGTTATCATCTTTGTCTAAAATTCCTCACTCAAATGCTTGGGAAAGAATTGGTACAAGGATTCTACCGAGTGGGTTTCGTGCTCGGAG GCTTTCAACCACATCACAAGTATCCTACGAGTCTGCCCAAGaacttgatttttcatccTTCATTAAATCCACATTAGATGAGCTTGAAG GTCCTTGCCATTGTTGGTTGAATAGGTCCAAGGGAGGCAAAGATTTCTCTAAAAGAGATGGAACTTTCTTGGTTCTTACTGGGCGTTTTCTTGAAACTTCTTTAACAACCAGTTGTGAAGCTGCTATCATGTTAGAAAAAGTGAAGTCAATTCAACCGAg GTTTCCTCAGCTCCACATTATGGGTTTTCTGTCAGACAGTTTGATTCGCTCAGCAGATGATCGAAGCCACCTAATCCAATTTATACTGAAGGAATACGTCACATTTCCCATTTTATTTTCGAACAAGAACTTCACTGAG ATGGACAATGGGGCATGCTACATCTTGTTTAAAGATTTTATGAATCCAGTGGTTTACCATGAGAAGGACATGGACCTCGAAGTTCTTAAAAAAG CTGTTGAGGAGTTGTATGTGCAAGATGATGGGAATATCAAGTCACTCAATAACTTGAAAATCACTTGGTTGAAGCAATCTGAGATCATCAAGGAGCCGTATTTCTGTTCTTTGAGGAATTTACTATTATACTTCCCAG GCTGTATCTCTGCAGATGAAAATGGGAACCGCCTCTTCCTTTCTGACAGCAATCATCATCGGATTATTGTATTTGATGGAAACGGAAAGATTCTGGACTGT ATTGGTTCCTCCCCAGGTTTTGAGGATGGAAATTTTGAATCTGCCAAGTTGGCACGCCCTGCAGCCTCATTTTATATTGCCGATGAGGATTGCCTATATTTTGTTGATTCAGAG AATCATGCCATCAGGAAAGCTGATATGGGGAGGCGGGTTTTAGAAACCCTCTATCCAGTGGGCGATACTATTAAGAAGAGTAATCAATTTTGGACTTGGATCATGCTCAGTCTAGGTTTGAGAAGTAATGCTGATACAAGGTCTGAAGAATTTGATTTACAATCACTAATGTTTCCTTGGCATCTGATCAAATCCATTGACGATAGTCTCTTCATTATAAACCGAAG CTTTGAAACTCTATGGATTCTAAATTTGGCTTCAGGAGACATAAAAGAAGTAGTCAaag GGTTCCCGGAGATTTTGGAGGTCTGTGAACCTCAGATCAAGGAAAAAGTAACCATGTTAAAACGTATGCCACATGATTGGTTGCAACAGCAGACGAATACTGTTTGGTCACCAGAGAGGCTTCCATATGCTGGTCTATTATCTTCGTTGACCACCTTGCAGAATCACGTAATTCTTTGTGACATGG TTGGACAGAGGATTTTGAAACTAAGTGAAGAATCTGGAGTATGTTCGAGCttcaagttttcaaattttggcaTCCTTGGAATACCTTATTGGCTGTCTTCCTCTTTGGAGAAAGTTTATGCTGT TGCTGGTGGACATCAGGGAGAGATTGatcattttcaatgttttagTTTGTTACCAG GTAGAGTTAGCATACAGTTAAATGTAGATATCCCTGTGGATACTGAGCTTGTAGAACAGTTACAAGAAGGTTGTATATGGTGCCAGGCAAGAGGATCCGCTACCGAAGTGTCAGGCATAGAGGACGTACGAGGATCTTCAGAGAAG GTTGGTGTTGCTCAACAATGGTATGATGAATTGGATAATCTTGCCTCTTTGATATCACCACCTGAATCAGAGTTGAATGAGGAAGATGATAGTACAACTTCGGAAGTAGGATTTcaaaatggaaaagttttcaTCGATTGTGTTGTCAATACTAGTCCCGGGACAAGTGAG GTTATTGTTTATGCGGCACTGTATTTAAAActgagaagaaagaaagaattatTAGAGGATAATCAGGAGATATATGCAGCAAAGATAGCAGATATTTTACACTCAGAGAAAAGTGGAAAGATAGGAAGAGATTCATGCATCCAATTCTTATTAAAATCAAACAGAGATTTGAGAGATCTCATATTTATGAAACCTCTACAAGTGAGTATAAAATTGGATTGCCTTGATCACGAAAAGGCTGAAAACGCaaaagatattatcctaagaGACTCCAAGGTTGAGGTCAATGTATCGCTTAACTCATAA
- the LOC117612279 gene encoding uncharacterized protein LOC117612279 isoform X2 produces MLGKELVQGFYRVGFVLGVSFRLSTTSQVSYESAQELDFSSFIKSTLDELEGPCHCWLNRSKGGKDFSKRDGTFLVLTGRFLETSLTTSCEAAIMLEKVKSIQPRFPQLHIMGFLSDSLIRSADDRSHLIQFILKEYVTFPILFSNKNFTEMDNGACYILFKDFMNPVVYHEKDMDLEVLKKAVEELYVQDDGNIKSLNNLKITWLKQSEIIKEPYFCSLRNLLLYFPGCISADENGNRLFLSDSNHHRIIVFDGNGKILDCIGSSPGFEDGNFESAKLARPAASFYIADEDCLYFVDSENHAIRKADMGRRVLETLYPVGDTIKKSNQFWTWIMLSLGLRSNADTRSEEFDLQSLMFPWHLIKSIDDSLFIINRSFETLWILNLASGDIKEVVKGFPEILEVCEPQIKEKVTMLKRMPHDWLQQQTNTVWSPERLPYAGLLSSLTTLQNHVILCDMVGQRILKLSEESGVCSSFKFSNFGILGIPYWLSSSLEKVYAVAGGHQGEIDHFQCFSLLPGRVSIQLNVDIPVDTELVEQLQEGCIWCQARGSATEVSGIEDVRGSSEKVGVAQQWYDELDNLASLISPPESELNEEDDSTTSEVGFQNGKVFIDCVVNTSPGTSEVIVYAALYLKLRRKKELLEDNQEIYAAKIADILHSEKSGKIGRDSCIQFLLKSNRDLRDLIFMKPLQVSIKLDCLDHEKAENAKDIILRDSKVEVNVSLNS; encoded by the exons ATGCTTGGGAAAGAATTGGTACAAGGATTCTACCGAGTGGGTTTCGTGCTCGGAG TCTCTTTCAGGCTTTCAACCACATCACAAGTATCCTACGAGTCTGCCCAAGaacttgatttttcatccTTCATTAAATCCACATTAGATGAGCTTGAAG GTCCTTGCCATTGTTGGTTGAATAGGTCCAAGGGAGGCAAAGATTTCTCTAAAAGAGATGGAACTTTCTTGGTTCTTACTGGGCGTTTTCTTGAAACTTCTTTAACAACCAGTTGTGAAGCTGCTATCATGTTAGAAAAAGTGAAGTCAATTCAACCGAg GTTTCCTCAGCTCCACATTATGGGTTTTCTGTCAGACAGTTTGATTCGCTCAGCAGATGATCGAAGCCACCTAATCCAATTTATACTGAAGGAATACGTCACATTTCCCATTTTATTTTCGAACAAGAACTTCACTGAG ATGGACAATGGGGCATGCTACATCTTGTTTAAAGATTTTATGAATCCAGTGGTTTACCATGAGAAGGACATGGACCTCGAAGTTCTTAAAAAAG CTGTTGAGGAGTTGTATGTGCAAGATGATGGGAATATCAAGTCACTCAATAACTTGAAAATCACTTGGTTGAAGCAATCTGAGATCATCAAGGAGCCGTATTTCTGTTCTTTGAGGAATTTACTATTATACTTCCCAG GCTGTATCTCTGCAGATGAAAATGGGAACCGCCTCTTCCTTTCTGACAGCAATCATCATCGGATTATTGTATTTGATGGAAACGGAAAGATTCTGGACTGT ATTGGTTCCTCCCCAGGTTTTGAGGATGGAAATTTTGAATCTGCCAAGTTGGCACGCCCTGCAGCCTCATTTTATATTGCCGATGAGGATTGCCTATATTTTGTTGATTCAGAG AATCATGCCATCAGGAAAGCTGATATGGGGAGGCGGGTTTTAGAAACCCTCTATCCAGTGGGCGATACTATTAAGAAGAGTAATCAATTTTGGACTTGGATCATGCTCAGTCTAGGTTTGAGAAGTAATGCTGATACAAGGTCTGAAGAATTTGATTTACAATCACTAATGTTTCCTTGGCATCTGATCAAATCCATTGACGATAGTCTCTTCATTATAAACCGAAG CTTTGAAACTCTATGGATTCTAAATTTGGCTTCAGGAGACATAAAAGAAGTAGTCAaag GGTTCCCGGAGATTTTGGAGGTCTGTGAACCTCAGATCAAGGAAAAAGTAACCATGTTAAAACGTATGCCACATGATTGGTTGCAACAGCAGACGAATACTGTTTGGTCACCAGAGAGGCTTCCATATGCTGGTCTATTATCTTCGTTGACCACCTTGCAGAATCACGTAATTCTTTGTGACATGG TTGGACAGAGGATTTTGAAACTAAGTGAAGAATCTGGAGTATGTTCGAGCttcaagttttcaaattttggcaTCCTTGGAATACCTTATTGGCTGTCTTCCTCTTTGGAGAAAGTTTATGCTGT TGCTGGTGGACATCAGGGAGAGATTGatcattttcaatgttttagTTTGTTACCAG GTAGAGTTAGCATACAGTTAAATGTAGATATCCCTGTGGATACTGAGCTTGTAGAACAGTTACAAGAAGGTTGTATATGGTGCCAGGCAAGAGGATCCGCTACCGAAGTGTCAGGCATAGAGGACGTACGAGGATCTTCAGAGAAG GTTGGTGTTGCTCAACAATGGTATGATGAATTGGATAATCTTGCCTCTTTGATATCACCACCTGAATCAGAGTTGAATGAGGAAGATGATAGTACAACTTCGGAAGTAGGATTTcaaaatggaaaagttttcaTCGATTGTGTTGTCAATACTAGTCCCGGGACAAGTGAG GTTATTGTTTATGCGGCACTGTATTTAAAActgagaagaaagaaagaattatTAGAGGATAATCAGGAGATATATGCAGCAAAGATAGCAGATATTTTACACTCAGAGAAAAGTGGAAAGATAGGAAGAGATTCATGCATCCAATTCTTATTAAAATCAAACAGAGATTTGAGAGATCTCATATTTATGAAACCTCTACAAGTGAGTATAAAATTGGATTGCCTTGATCACGAAAAGGCTGAAAACGCaaaagatattatcctaagaGACTCCAAGGTTGAGGTCAATGTATCGCTTAACTCATAA
- the LOC117612279 gene encoding uncharacterized protein LOC117612279 isoform X4, giving the protein MTFPQLHIMGFLSDSLIRSADDRSHLIQFILKEYVTFPILFSNKNFTEMDNGACYILFKDFMNPVVYHEKDMDLEVLKKAVEELYVQDDGNIKSLNNLKITWLKQSEIIKEPYFCSLRNLLLYFPGCISADENGNRLFLSDSNHHRIIVFDGNGKILDCIGSSPGFEDGNFESAKLARPAASFYIADEDCLYFVDSENHAIRKADMGRRVLETLYPVGDTIKKSNQFWTWIMLSLGLRSNADTRSEEFDLQSLMFPWHLIKSIDDSLFIINRSFETLWILNLASGDIKEVVKGFPEILEVCEPQIKEKVTMLKRMPHDWLQQQTNTVWSPERLPYAGLLSSLTTLQNHVILCDMVGQRILKLSEESGVCSSFKFSNFGILGIPYWLSSSLEKVYAVAGGHQGEIDHFQCFSLLPGRVSIQLNVDIPVDTELVEQLQEGCIWCQARGSATEVSGIEDVRGSSEKVGVAQQWYDELDNLASLISPPESELNEEDDSTTSEVGFQNGKVFIDCVVNTSPGTSEVIVYAALYLKLRRKKELLEDNQEIYAAKIADILHSEKSGKIGRDSCIQFLLKSNRDLRDLIFMKPLQVSIKLDCLDHEKAENAKDIILRDSKVEVNVSLNS; this is encoded by the exons atgac GTTTCCTCAGCTCCACATTATGGGTTTTCTGTCAGACAGTTTGATTCGCTCAGCAGATGATCGAAGCCACCTAATCCAATTTATACTGAAGGAATACGTCACATTTCCCATTTTATTTTCGAACAAGAACTTCACTGAG ATGGACAATGGGGCATGCTACATCTTGTTTAAAGATTTTATGAATCCAGTGGTTTACCATGAGAAGGACATGGACCTCGAAGTTCTTAAAAAAG CTGTTGAGGAGTTGTATGTGCAAGATGATGGGAATATCAAGTCACTCAATAACTTGAAAATCACTTGGTTGAAGCAATCTGAGATCATCAAGGAGCCGTATTTCTGTTCTTTGAGGAATTTACTATTATACTTCCCAG GCTGTATCTCTGCAGATGAAAATGGGAACCGCCTCTTCCTTTCTGACAGCAATCATCATCGGATTATTGTATTTGATGGAAACGGAAAGATTCTGGACTGT ATTGGTTCCTCCCCAGGTTTTGAGGATGGAAATTTTGAATCTGCCAAGTTGGCACGCCCTGCAGCCTCATTTTATATTGCCGATGAGGATTGCCTATATTTTGTTGATTCAGAG AATCATGCCATCAGGAAAGCTGATATGGGGAGGCGGGTTTTAGAAACCCTCTATCCAGTGGGCGATACTATTAAGAAGAGTAATCAATTTTGGACTTGGATCATGCTCAGTCTAGGTTTGAGAAGTAATGCTGATACAAGGTCTGAAGAATTTGATTTACAATCACTAATGTTTCCTTGGCATCTGATCAAATCCATTGACGATAGTCTCTTCATTATAAACCGAAG CTTTGAAACTCTATGGATTCTAAATTTGGCTTCAGGAGACATAAAAGAAGTAGTCAaag GGTTCCCGGAGATTTTGGAGGTCTGTGAACCTCAGATCAAGGAAAAAGTAACCATGTTAAAACGTATGCCACATGATTGGTTGCAACAGCAGACGAATACTGTTTGGTCACCAGAGAGGCTTCCATATGCTGGTCTATTATCTTCGTTGACCACCTTGCAGAATCACGTAATTCTTTGTGACATGG TTGGACAGAGGATTTTGAAACTAAGTGAAGAATCTGGAGTATGTTCGAGCttcaagttttcaaattttggcaTCCTTGGAATACCTTATTGGCTGTCTTCCTCTTTGGAGAAAGTTTATGCTGT TGCTGGTGGACATCAGGGAGAGATTGatcattttcaatgttttagTTTGTTACCAG GTAGAGTTAGCATACAGTTAAATGTAGATATCCCTGTGGATACTGAGCTTGTAGAACAGTTACAAGAAGGTTGTATATGGTGCCAGGCAAGAGGATCCGCTACCGAAGTGTCAGGCATAGAGGACGTACGAGGATCTTCAGAGAAG GTTGGTGTTGCTCAACAATGGTATGATGAATTGGATAATCTTGCCTCTTTGATATCACCACCTGAATCAGAGTTGAATGAGGAAGATGATAGTACAACTTCGGAAGTAGGATTTcaaaatggaaaagttttcaTCGATTGTGTTGTCAATACTAGTCCCGGGACAAGTGAG GTTATTGTTTATGCGGCACTGTATTTAAAActgagaagaaagaaagaattatTAGAGGATAATCAGGAGATATATGCAGCAAAGATAGCAGATATTTTACACTCAGAGAAAAGTGGAAAGATAGGAAGAGATTCATGCATCCAATTCTTATTAAAATCAAACAGAGATTTGAGAGATCTCATATTTATGAAACCTCTACAAGTGAGTATAAAATTGGATTGCCTTGATCACGAAAAGGCTGAAAACGCaaaagatattatcctaagaGACTCCAAGGTTGAGGTCAATGTATCGCTTAACTCATAA
- the LOC117637698 gene encoding CLAVATA3/ESR (CLE)-related protein 41 encodes MDIEPLWALGGWFLLPNCMAAAPKTSPSSSSPSVSEFHTKLNPCLLLFLSLVFFIFLLLVIPISNPTTTSPSSMASSTSSSSSSKRLLLEPSKPAMSTTNLHPKKTQNSRTSATSSTARARREFGAEAHEVPSGPNPISN; translated from the coding sequence ATGGATATTGAACCCTTGTGGGCTCTTGGGGGGTGGTTTCTTCTTCCAAATTGCATGGCAGCTGCACCTAAAACATcaccatcatcttcatcaccaTCCGTCTCTGAATTCCACACCAAATTAAACCCTTGCttgcttctctttctttcccttgtatttttcatctttcttcttcttgttattCCCATATCAAACCCCACAACCACAAGCCCTTCATCAATGgcctcctccacctcctcctcctcctcctccaaaaGGCTTCTCTTGGAGCCCTCAAAACCTGCCATGTCCACCACAAATTTACACccaaagaaaacccaaaactcaCGCACTTCTGCTACATCTTCGACTGCGAGGGCTAGAAGAGAGTTCGGAGCTGAAGCTCATGAAGTTCCTAGCGGACCAAACCCCATATCAAACTAG